The Saprospiraceae bacterium genome contains the following window.
ACTGTCGTACGTTCCAATGGTTGCAACGCGGCTATACGTAATCCGATTGATCATGTTGCGCAATTCTTTATAATAGGCCGACATTTTAATAGCTGATGAATTGCTGATTTTTTGCTGGAATCCAACTTCATAATCGACTGTTCGGCTGGGTTTCAAATTGGCATTGTTTGCAGGCGTTCTTCCCTGGTCATTAAAATAATAATATTCCAATGCGGTAACGTTTGCATTTGATGTTGGACGTTGTACCAAAATATCATAATGCGCAAAGAAATTGGAATTATCAGAAATCGGGAATGAAAATGCCATTCGAGGCATCCAGTTAATTTGTGATTTATAATCATCAAATGATTCTTCCACTTTAAAATATCTTCCTTTAATAGATCTCAAACTATCTACCGGCTGTACATATGCAGGATACACCAGGTTACTGGTAAATAATTGATCCGATGAGTTGACCGGTGTGCCTGCGCGATTATACCATTGGTCTCCATTTCGGTAAGCTTTTACTTCAGTTGATTTCTCACCGGTTACATATACTTTGTAATCATCTCCGATAGACCCTGGTTTTGTCGTACCATTAATATCATGAAATGATTTAGCTCCTAACAAACCATATAATGAATATGGATCTTTCAACACTTTTGTGTTGGCGTCAAAAAAGTCTACCCGAGCTCCTAATCGGAAAATGATATCCTTAAATGTAAATTTGTCCTGGATATATCCTCCAACATAAACAGGCGTAAATGGTGCTACCTCAAATGCTTTGCGTCCGGTTACTGGATCTACGATTCTATAAAAGTCTTCAAACTTAACGGTGCTCTTGGCTTTATTTCCTAAATAATCAAAACCACTGTATCCAATAACATTTTGATCTGTAAGCTCACGAGGTGAAAACATATTTAATGCCAGATCATTATTGGTTAATTCGTTTACGTTTCCATAACGGTGGACTGCTGAATCAATATCCATTCCAGGAAATAATTTATATCTGACTTCTTTGTAAAAACGCGCATCAGATCAAGGCGTAATTAAAGTTGGATAAATTTTAATAGTATCTCCTGATGGGTCAATAATAAAACCTTCAAACCCTGAAGTATCAACCCCCACGATGTGATTGTTGGTATAAAGTCTGGCCAAATTCCATAAACTAAAAGGCAATAAGGTCCAGGATCTATTGGTTCGCTGCTCGTAAGTAATCCCAAACTGGATGTTGTGACGACCACTTTTAGAACCCCCTGGTAAGAAATCAAAACCGCTGGTTACTTGTAGGGTTGCCAAATCATTATCCGACTTGTTGTATCGATTGTAAACACCTCCAACGTTATTGTTAAGATTACTCCATAAATTGTCATAAGCAGAACTCACCAGACCATTAAAGGCTCGGTAGCCATCTAAGATTTGTGGCTCATCGATTGGAATCTTGTTTAAAGCTGCATAAGCAGGATTTGGTGAACTGTTTACATCAAATGCATTTAAATTTGAATTATAACCTCCTTGTTCAAAACCAGTAACTAAGAAGTTATATCCAGTGTGTTGCAATTGATCATTAAACACTGTGTCAAATCGACCGTGAAATTTACCTAAATAGCCATAATCAAAAAACCGGTCCTTATGCCTCCAATCCTGGGTTTCCGTTTTAGAATTTTGGAATCCACCCTGTAAAGTATAATATAAGTTCTGGATGTTTGAAACTGTGGCTTCTGCATCTTGTGGACTGTTTAAATCAGCCAGTTTACCCAAGCGATGACGAAAGCGTGCATTCACTCTAAAAATATCAGTCTGAGTGATTGGATTGTTGTCCCAGTTTAATAATGTCCAGGAACCTTGTCCGGTTGTATTGTCGTCTCCCGGATTGAATCGATCCACAACGCGTGAATAGTTACCTGAAACGGATAAGTCAATATTATCTACTGGTCTGAAATCCAATTTTCCTGTTAGATCCAATGCCTTGTTTTTAGTATTTGGATTGTAATCCAGGTATTCCACTTCATTTGTTTCTAAAAACTGACCTGAAACAGATGGGGTTCCACCAATTAATTGGAGTGGGTCAGATTTTAATCTATTTAGAGTGGATTCTTTGGCTCTGTAGATGCCATATGCAGGTGGATCGTCATCTTTTAATATGTTAAACTGTCCTGATAAACGATATCCCAAAATCGTACGTCCTTTTGTAGAATCTGTCAACCGTTTTTTATAAATAGGTCCTGATACATTTACGTTTAATAAGTTATAACCAAATGCATCCAATCCTTGGGATGTTTCATATTCTATACCACCAGACAACTTAGAAGAAGGACCTTTACTGGTAGAAGAAATTGCTCCACCTGTTAAGTCTCCGTATTGTGCTTCTACACCACCAGTGATTACTTGAATTTGCTCCAATTCTGTAACCGGTATTTGTCGACCTGTTATCCGTAAACCATCAAGATAAAAAACCGTCGCATCGGATCGTCCACCCCGGATGTAGATATCTCCTCCATCCACACTTGAAAGTCCGGCTGTAGTCGCAGCGATTGCTGTCAAACTCTTGGTAGGCAGATTTTTTATTTTTTCCGCTGTAACAACTCCACCTTGGGTGGTATTGTCATTTTCAATTAAAGGCGCTTTGTATTCAATAACTTCAACGGCTTCCAGTTGGATTCCGGAACTTATTTTAATATTTAATGTATTTGCTTTTCCCGCAAGTACATTGATACCGGTAACCCGTTTGGCATTATAGCCCACATAACGGGCCTCCACGTCGTATTTTCCCGGGTCAAGCTGTACGCTGAAATTTCCGTCAAAATCTGAGACGATGGTGGTAACCTGAATCCCGTTTTTATAAAGGATAATACCACATTGAATTATGGCTTCTCCGTTGGATTCGTCAGTAACTTTTCCTGTCAGGGAAGTTTGACTGTTTAATGAAATCAGGCAAAACAAAGACAGGCTAAAGAGTAGTAAGTATCGTTTGGACATAATGTGAATTTGTGGCTTCTGTCGAAATAAAATTTTGCAATGTTAAGAATTTCTAAAAGGATTTCAAATACCAATTGGCATCACTTATTTTATTTTAAATTTAAATAATTGGTTTTCAGTAGTTTATAATATTTTTTCATTTGCAATCCGGTCTAATTTTTCCAGGATTGTGGTGGCAATTTTTTGTTTTGACTGGTAGGTCCATCCCGCAATGTGCGGACTGAGCAAAACCTGGGGCAGTCGATACAAATCATTGTAAAAAGCGCTTTCTTCCTTATTAAAGCTTGCTGGCTTTTCATTTTCGAATACATCCAAACACGCGCCCCGGATTTTTCCTGAATGTAAAGCAGCTAGCAAATCCATTGTGTTCACCACCGGACCTCTGGATGTATTGATAAGATAAAAGGAATGTTTGACTTTCGCAATAAACTCCTTATCAAGCAAATACTTCGTTTCAGCGGTCAGGGGGACATGCAAGCTAATCACATCGGCCGATTCTTGAATTTCGCTTACATCCTGAACGACTGTATAACGAGTCGCTATTGAAGAAAGCTGCTTGTATTTATCATAAACCAGGACTTTAACATTTAAACCCTGGAGTAATTCTACAAACCGGCTGCCGGTATGTCCAAATCCAATCACCCCAACCGTCTTTCCGGAAAGCTCTTCTCCCCGATTTTTTTCCCGATCCCAGATTCCTTTGCGAACCTCCTGATCAGCACGGAGCAGGTTTCTGAATAAAGCCAGCAGCGCTCCCAGTGCGTGTTCTGCAACGGCATTGCAATTTCCTTCAGGTGCACTGATGAGCTGAACTCCATGCATTTCAGCCGCTTTGGCATCAATAATTTCCATCCCAGAACCCAATCGTGCGATCCATCTCAAATTCAGGGCTTTGTCGAAAAATGAGCTATCTACTTTGATTTTACTATTAATCACCAAACCGGTATAGGAATCGATGATTTCTCGAGTCTGTTCCAAACTGATTTCTGGGTGGTAATCTGTGATAAAACCTCGGCTCTCAAGTCCTTCAAGCAATAAAGGATGTACATCATCCGTGATTAGAATTTTTAATTGAGTCACTAGGATTTTTTAAATTATCAAATGCAAATTACCGAAATTGCTGAAAAACAAATGCTTTAGGATGGAGAATTGCAAGTCATTTTCAATTCGGATGAATATCTTTTCCTTTTTTGCAATAGACCCATAAAAACAGGCAGCATCCTGTATCTTTGCGCGAAATTATCCATTTAATGCCAAAAGACGCATCGATTCGCTCCGTGCTTATTATCGGAAGCGGACCCATCATCATAGGCCAGGCCTGCGAATTTGATTATTCTGGAACCCAGGCCTCCCGTTCCCTTAGAGAAGAAGGTATTGAAGTCAGCTTAATCAATTCCAATCCGGCAACCATTATGACGGATCCCGTTACTGCAGATCATATTTATTTGATGCCCTTAACGGTTGAAAGCATTATTAAAATCCTTGAGGAACGTCAAATAGATGCCGTTTTACCTACTATGGGAGGACAAACAGCTTTAAATCTTGCAATTGAAGCAGAGAAACAAAATGTTTGGAATCGATTTGGGGTAAAAATGATCGGCGTCGATGTGGATGCAATTGAATTAACGGAGAACCGGGAAATGTTCCGAAAACACATGATAGAAATTGGAGTTGAGGTGGCCCCTTCTCAAATTGCCAATTCGTTTTTAGAAGGAAAAGAAGCTGCTCAACATATTGGTTATCCTCTGGTAATTCGACCTTCCTATACATTGGGTGGCAGTGGGGGCAGTTTTGTGATGAAACCCGATCAATTTGATGAAGCCCTTCGAAGAGGCTTAGATGCTTCTCCTACTCATGAAGTATTGGTGGAAAAAGCGGTCTTAGGTTGGAAAGAATTTGAATTGGAATTGCTGCGCGATAAAAATGACAATGTGGTCATTATTTGTACTGTAGAAAATGTGGATCCAATGGGAATTCATACCGGCGACAGCATTACCGTTGCTCCGGCGATGACCTTATCGGATACCGGATTTCAAAAAATGCGGGATCATGCCATCATGATGATGCGCTCTCTTGGGAATTTTGCCGGAGGCTGTAATGTTCAATTTGCAATGAATCCTGACACAGAAGAAATCATTGCTGTTGAAATCAATCCACGAGTTTCCAGGTCATCTGCATTAGCCAGCAAAGCAACCGGATACCCTATTGCAAAAATTGCAGCAAAGCTTGCCATAGGATATAATTTAGATGAATTGAAAAATCAAATAACCGGAACGACTTCTGCATTATTTGAGCCTTCTTTAGATTATGTCATTGTAAAAATGCCTCGTTGGAATTTTGAAAAATTTCACGGAGCAGATCCTCGGTTGGGATTGCAAATGAAATCAGTTGGTGAAGTCATGGCAATTGGTAGAAGTTTTACCGAAGCGTTACAAAAAGCCTGTCAATCTCAAGAAAATGACCGTCACGGTTTGGGCGCCGATAAAAAAGAATGGATCAATACACAAGACATCCTTGAACGCCTGGAAGTGGTCAGTGACGATCGGATTTATCGCTTAAAAGATGCATTGCGATTAGGTGTTCCTGAAAAGACGGTACACAAATTAACAGGCATTGATGGTTGGTTTATTAAAGAAATAAAAAAGTTAGTCAATCTAGAAGATCAACTTATAAAATACAATTTACCAGAAGACATCCCATACGATTTATTTATGGAATTGAAGATGAATGGGTATAGTGATACACAAATTGCCTGGTTAATGCGTGTTGATGAAAAAGATGTTTATAAACAGCGAAAAAAATTAGGCATCAAACGGGTTTATAAATTAGTAGATACTTGTGCCGGAGAATTTGAAGCAAAAACTCCATACTACTATTCAACATTTGATACTGAAAACGAAAGCGTTTCGGATGATCGCAAAAAAATAATTGTTTTAGGTTCAGGTCCAAACAGGATCGGTCAAGGAATTGAATTTGATTATTGTTGTGTACATGGTGTATTAGCCATTCGAGAAGAAGGATTGGAAGCTATTATGGTTAATTGCAATCCGGAAACTGTTTCGACCGAGTTTGATATCGCAGATAAATTGTGTTTCGAACCAATTTATTGGGAACATATCGAAGAAATTATTGATCATGAAAAACCTGTTGGAATTATTGTCCAATTAGGAGGTCAAACGGCTTTAAAATTGGCAGAAAAAATTCATCAAAAAGGCATTCCGATCATTGGAACAAATTATAACAACATGGACATTGCTGAAGACCGCGGACGGTTTTCAGACATGCTTAAAGATATGGGCATTCCGTATCCGCGCTATGGGGTAGCAACGGATGCAGATTCTGCTTTAGAAGTTGCTCGTAAAATTAGCTATCCGGTTTTAGTTCGTCCATCCTATGTTTTAGGTGGCCAACGCATGCGAATTGTAATCAATGATGAGGAACTGGAACGCCATGTATTAAATATTTTTAAACACATGCCGGATAATAAAGTGCTCATCGATCAATTTTTAGAACGTGCAAAAGAAGCAGAAATTGATGCGATTTGTGATGGTGAAGATGTGCATATTATGGGCATTATGGAACACATCGAACCTGCAGGCATTCACTCTGGGGATAGTTCAGCCGTATTGCCTCCATACAGTTTGAGTGAAACCGCTGTAAACACCATGGTTGAATATGCCAAACGAATTGCATTGGAATTAGAAATAAAAGGCTTAATCAATATTCAATTTGCTATTAAAGATGATCATGTATTTGTGATTGAAGCCAATCCGCGTGCATCCAGAACAACCCCTTTCATAGCAAAAGCCTATCAAGTTCCTTACCTGAATATTGCAACGAAAGTGATGTTGGGAACCAAGAAATTAAAAGATTTCAAAATGATCAACAAACTGGAAGGCTATGCTATCAAAGTACCTGTTTTTTCATTTAATAAATTTCCAGGTGTCGACATCAGCTTAGGTCCAGAAATGAAATCCACCGGAGAAGCAATTCATTTTATCAAAGATTTATACGATCCTTTTTTCCGCGAAATTGATGCGAAAAGGTATATGTATTTAACGAGATAAAGTCAATTACGAATTACAAATTACGAATTACGAATTATAGGATTTTACGAATTACGAAAACTCGTAATCCGTAATTCGTAATTCGTAATTAATTCCCCTATCTACTGATCACGATTTTACTCACAACTGCTTCGGTGGTTTCAAAATCTTGCGTAGCATTTGCAAAAACCAGGTAGACACCGGAAACCGCTTTGTTGCCCAGATAATCTTTTCCATCCCAGATGGCTTGTCCGCCATTTGCAAAGGTTTCAAAAACCAGCCGACCGCTTAGATCTGTAATTTTTACGCGGGCATCTCTGGCTAAACCTTTGATTGCAATAGGACCCTCGTAATCAGGTGCAACCGGATTTGGAAATACCGTTGCAGTTTCTGTAAAAAAATCTTTTGCGCGCGTAGCATCGGAACGGAATACCTGCAATCCGCGTG
Protein-coding sequences here:
- a CDS encoding TonB-dependent receptor, which gives rise to MDIDSAVHRYGNVNELTNNDLALNMFSPRELTDQNVIGYSGFDYLGNKAKSTVKFEDFYRIVDPVTGRKAFEVAPFTPVYVGGYIQDKFTFKDIIFRLGARVDFFDANTKVLKDPYSLYGLLGAKSFHDINGTTKPGSIGDDYKVYVTGEKSTEVKAYRNGDQWYNRAGTPVNSSDQLFTSNLVYPAYVQPVDSLRSIKGRYFKVEESFDDYKSQINWMPRMAFSFPISDNSNFFAHYDILVQRPTSNANVTALEYYYFNDQGRTPANNANLKPSRTVDYEVGFQQKISNSSAIKMSAYYKELRNMINRITYSRVATIGTYDSYGNIDFGTVKGFNFTYDLRRTNNFEFTAAYTLQFADGTGSDPETQSGLTQKGINIRNIFPFNYDERHRFSFTADYRYESGKRYNGPRLFGKDILSNTGINMLVTTASGRPYSPGTQIIRFDGSGYRGDINGSRLPWNFNVDMRLDKNISIVRGKHPLDLNIYLRVQNLFDTKNIIGVYRGSGGSKDDGYLKSDKGAAEISNVTGIYGEDYIDYFVNQYNYRVVNPNNFTQPRRIYLGAILEF
- a CDS encoding TonB-dependent receptor encodes the protein MSKRYLLLFSLSLFCLISLNSQTSLTGKVTDESNGEAIIQCGIILYKNGIQVTTIVSDFDGNFSVQLDPGKYDVEARYVGYNAKRVTGINVLAGKANTLNIKISSGIQLEAVEVIEYKAPLIENDNTTQGGVVTAEKIKNLPTKSLTAIAATTAGLSSVDGGDIYIRGGRSDATVFYLDGLRITGRQIPVTELEQIQVITGGVEAQYGDLTGGAISSTSKGPSSKLSGGIEYETSQGLDAFGYNLLNVNVSGPIYKKRLTDSTKGRTILGYRLSGQFNILKDDDPPAYGIYRAKESTLNRLKSDPLQLIGGTPSVSGQFLETNEVEYLDYNPNTKNKALDLTGKLDFRPVDNIDLSVSGNYSRVVDRFNPGDDNTTGQGSWTLLNWDNNPITQTDIFRVNARFRHRLGKLADLNSPQDAEATVSNIQNLYYTLQGGFQNSKTETQDWRHKDRFFDYGYLGKFHGRFDTVFNDQLQHTGYNFLVTGFEQGGYNSNLNAFDVNSSPNPAYAALNKIPIDEPQILDGYRAFNGLVSSAYDNLWSNLNNNVGGVYNRYNKSDNDLATLQVTSGFDFLPGGSKSGRHNIQFGITYEQRTNRSWTLLPFSLWNLARLYTNNHIVGVDTSGFEGFIIDPSGDTIKIYPTLITP
- the carB gene encoding carbamoyl-phosphate synthase large subunit, translated to MPKDASIRSVLIIGSGPIIIGQACEFDYSGTQASRSLREEGIEVSLINSNPATIMTDPVTADHIYLMPLTVESIIKILEERQIDAVLPTMGGQTALNLAIEAEKQNVWNRFGVKMIGVDVDAIELTENREMFRKHMIEIGVEVAPSQIANSFLEGKEAAQHIGYPLVIRPSYTLGGSGGSFVMKPDQFDEALRRGLDASPTHEVLVEKAVLGWKEFELELLRDKNDNVVIICTVENVDPMGIHTGDSITVAPAMTLSDTGFQKMRDHAIMMMRSLGNFAGGCNVQFAMNPDTEEIIAVEINPRVSRSSALASKATGYPIAKIAAKLAIGYNLDELKNQITGTTSALFEPSLDYVIVKMPRWNFEKFHGADPRLGLQMKSVGEVMAIGRSFTEALQKACQSQENDRHGLGADKKEWINTQDILERLEVVSDDRIYRLKDALRLGVPEKTVHKLTGIDGWFIKEIKKLVNLEDQLIKYNLPEDIPYDLFMELKMNGYSDTQIAWLMRVDEKDVYKQRKKLGIKRVYKLVDTCAGEFEAKTPYYYSTFDTENESVSDDRKKIIVLGSGPNRIGQGIEFDYCCVHGVLAIREEGLEAIMVNCNPETVSTEFDIADKLCFEPIYWEHIEEIIDHEKPVGIIVQLGGQTALKLAEKIHQKGIPIIGTNYNNMDIAEDRGRFSDMLKDMGIPYPRYGVATDADSALEVARKISYPVLVRPSYVLGGQRMRIVINDEELERHVLNIFKHMPDNKVLIDQFLERAKEAEIDAICDGEDVHIMGIMEHIEPAGIHSGDSSAVLPPYSLSETAVNTMVEYAKRIALELEIKGLINIQFAIKDDHVFVIEANPRASRTTPFIAKAYQVPYLNIATKVMLGTKKLKDFKMINKLEGYAIKVPVFSFNKFPGVDISLGPEMKSTGEAIHFIKDLYDPFFREIDAKRYMYLTR